The following are encoded in a window of Spea bombifrons isolate aSpeBom1 chromosome 2, aSpeBom1.2.pri, whole genome shotgun sequence genomic DNA:
- the TEKT2 gene encoding tektin-2 — MATISFKPGSRFSVPDWHTNSSLISQNAERQRTASHEIRQQARVLRNETNNQTQWDEHDNRTRLADRIDEVNKWREVLDKCLAEVDAEIDALNLIKDEAERALQAKNVPLDVVVECLTFRESRRGIDLVKDPVEDDLHKEMEVIEGARKALQQKISEAFEQLCLLQESRQQMNWDHRCKVETIEIDRTCLSLNNNAPNISLKPDPTRVPHETTSPQEWEQYSRYNKERAEAEVRASVQLREVIAMTIAQTNNELEAQRVAVEFEFRKRIREFERAHNELKWQEKNTKEEIQELEEDIRHLEADLRDKMGPLKLAHTRLETRTYRPNMELCRDQVQYGLTDEVHQLEGTIAALKQKLAQSQDALDALCKQLARIEADVKSKENSLSLDNKCLDVRQKLTMPAEKYVATLDTFNRTTNRNLSPLKSRQLELA, encoded by the exons ATGGCCACGATTAGCTTCAAGCCTGGTAGTCGGTTTTCCGTGCCAGACTGGCACACCAACAGTTCCCTGATTTCCCAGAATGCTGAGAGGCAACGCACAGCTTCTCATGAGATCCGTCAGCAAGCCAGGGTGTTGCGCAATGAGACAAACAACCAG ACTCAGTGGGATGAACACGATAATAGAACGCGTTTAGCTGATCGCATTGATGAAGTGAATAAATGGAGGGAAGTGCTGGACAAATGTTTGGCTGAAGTGGACGCGGAAATTGATGCACTGAATCTG ATAAAAGATGAGGCGGAGCGAGCCTTACAGGCCAAGAACGTCCCACTGGATGTGGTGGTCGAGTGTTTGACTTTTCGGGAGAGCCGCAGGGGCATTGACCTGGTGAAGGATCCTGTGGAGGATGACTTGCATAAGGAGATGGAGGTGATTGAAGGTGCCCGCAAGGCACTGCAGCAGAAGATTAGTGAGGCATTTGAGCAGCTCTG CCTCCTGCAAGAATCTCGTCAACAAATGAACTGGGATCACCGATGCAAAGTGGAGACAATTGAAATAGATCGGACATGCCTGTCCCTCAACAATAATGCTCCTAACATTTCCTTGAAACCAGATCCAACACGTGTTCCACATGA GACTACCAGCCCCCAGGAATGGGAACAGTATAGCCGTTACAACAAGGAGAGAGCAGAGGCTGAAGTCCGAGCCTCTGTACAATTGAGAGAAGTAATTGCAATGACTATTGCACAG ACTAACAATGAGCTGGAGGCTCAGAGAGTCGCTGTGGAGTTTGAATTTAGGAAGAGGATCCGGGAATTTGAAAGAGCTCATAATGAGCTGAAGTGGCAAGAGAAGAAC ACTAAAGAGGAGATACAAGAACTGGAAGAAGACATCAGGCATTTGGAAGCAGATCTGAGGGACAAGATGGGCCCTCTGAAGCTGGCTCATACCCGGTTGGAGACCCGCACTTACCGACCAAACATGGAACTATGCAGGGACCAG GTGCAGTACGGTTTGACAGATGAAGTTCACCAACTGGAAGGCACAATTGCTGCTTTGAAGCAAAAACTAGCTCAATCACa GGATGCCCTAGATGCTCTGTGTAAACAATTAGCTCGCATAGAAGCTGATGTCAAGTCTAAAGAAAACTCTCTTAGCCTGGACAATAAGTGCCTGGATGTTCGTCAGAAACTTACCATGCCTGCTGAGAAATATGTTGCTACCCTGGATACATTCAACAGAACTACCAATCGTAACCTTTCACCCCTTAAGAGTCGCCAACTGGAGCTCGCTTAG